One segment of Anguilla anguilla isolate fAngAng1 chromosome 1, fAngAng1.pri, whole genome shotgun sequence DNA contains the following:
- the LOC118236520 gene encoding gap junction beta-3 protein-like, with amino-acid sequence MDWKMFQALLSGVNKYSTAFGRIWLSVVFVFRVLVYVVAAERVWGDEQKDFDCNTKQPGCPNVCYDHFFPISHIRLWALQLIFVTCPSLMVVMHVAYRDERERKYRAKFGEDTKLYDNTGRKHGGLWWTYLLSLFFKTGIEIVFLYLLHMIYDSFYLPRVVKCEVKPCPNQVDCYIGHPTEKKVFTYFMVGASALCIVLSVCEIIYLIAKRIARVVRKMKSRDRLVELQHQRYKDEDRGSYQQLPMKRLDLKPTFRVNDEMRASAPNLSTAA; translated from the coding sequence ATGGACTGGAAGATGTTCCAAGCGCTCCTTAGCGGGGTGAACAAGTACTCGACGGCATTCGGGCGGATCTGGCTGTCGGTGGTGTTCGTGTTCCGGGTGCTGGTGTACGTCGTCGCGGCAGAGCGCGTCTGGGGGGACGAGCAGAAGGACTTTGACTGCAACACCAAGCAGCCAGGCTGCCCCAACGTCTGCTACGACCACTTCTTCCCCATCTCCCACATCCGCCTGTGGGCGCTGCAGCTCATCTTCGTCACCTGCCCCTCGCTCATGGTGGTGATGCACGTGGCGTACCGTGACGAGCGGGAGCGCAAGTACCGGGCCAAGTTCGGCGAGGACACCAAGCTCTACGACAACACGGGCAGGAAGCACGGCGGCCTGTGGTGGACCTACCTGCTGAGTCTCTTCTTCAAGACGGGCATCGAGATCGTCTTCCTCTACCTGCTGCACATGATCTACGACAGCTTCTACCTTCCCCGGGTGGTCAAGTGCGAAGTCAAGCCCTGCCCCAACCAGGTGGACTGCTACATCGGCCACCCCACGGAGAAGAAGGTCTTCACCTACTTCATGGTGGGCGCCTCGGCCCTGTGCATCGTTCTGAGCGTGTGCGAGATCATCTACCTGATCGCCAAGCGCATCGCGCGCGTCGTCCGCAAGATGAAGAGCCGCGACCGCCTGGTGGAGCTGCAGCACCAGAGGTACAAGGACGAGGACCGGGGAAGCTACCAGCAGCTGCCCATGAAGCGCCTCGACCTCAAGCCCACCTTCAGGGTCAACGACGAAATGCGGGCGTCCGCCCCCAACCTGTCCACTGCCGCCTGA